The genome window ATCGTGATAGCCATTCTCATGGCCGCCATCTCCGTCGCCATCGTCGCCTGGCCTATCGTGCAACAGAGGCGATCGAACCATGTGGATACCGAGGGATCCGACGCCCTCGCCGAGCTGATGGAGCGCCGGGACAGCCTGCTGGCCGCGATCAAGGATCTGGAGTTCGATTACGCGATGGGCAAGATGGCGGAAGAGGATTTTCAAGTCCTGAATGCCCAATTACGGTCGGAGGCGATCGAAGTCCTCAAGCAGATCGATCAGCGCCAGGGCGTCAAGCCTGGCAAAGCGGCAGCCCGCCTGGAGCGCGAGATCTCACGCCGACGACGCAAGGCCGCGGCCCCGGCCGAGGACCTCGAAGCCCAAATAGAGGCTGAGATCGCAGCGCTCCGCCGACGATCCGCCCGGCGGGCGCCCGCCTCCGATCAGGCAGCCGGATTCTGTACCCGGTGCGGGGCGCCGCTCGAGGAGGGGGACCGTTTCTGCGGGCGCTGTGGCACGCCCGTCGCCTCTCCGGACGCGGCATGAAGCTTCCGTCTGAACGACAAACGAAGCCCCGACCCATGGGTCGGGGCTCCTCATGTTTCACGCTCAGTCACGGAAGGGTCCCAAGCAACCTACTGAGCCGCCCTCGGTCGGGTTGGCCGAACCCAGCCCCCTCAGGGCCGACCGACATCGGTCGAGGATGCTGCCCCGACCGTGTCCCCAAAATGGACCCTCACCACGACCAGCGCTCTGCCGTTCAATTGCTCGGGACTCGCTTCCGTATATAATTTAGCACGTCGGATGGACGGTGTCAATAGGGCCAAGCTTACCAATCGTGTTCCCCGGGGCCTTCCCCGCCCTCCCTACGTTTTTGCAACTCAGAGCACAGCCCCGCCCGGTCGCCGCGCTCAAACGAGAGGCCAGGGGTGACTACGCCCGGGGCCCGGCCCGGGGAAACGCGGAACCCGCAACACCCGCTCCACACGCAGGACGAACGCGCGGATCTCCTCCTCTGAGAGAAGGTGTCCCAACGCCTCTCGCAACTCGCCGGACTCCATCAGATGCTGACGCAACTCCCTCAGATCGTCCAGATATCGACGGGGAACCGGCTTGCCCTGAAAATCCCAGATCACCGTGCGCAGCTTGCGCTGGACGTGAAAGGTCAGCCCATGGTCCACCGCCCAGATCCGCCCATCGCGCCCCAGCAGGCAGTGCCCTCCTTTGCGATCCGCGTTGTTGGTGATGAGATCGAAGAGGGCGATGGGAAGCAGATCCCGCAGGCGCTCCTCACGAAAGGTGAAATAGTGAACCTCTGGGTCGTGATCGATGTAAAGCTGGAGCGATCCCAACCCATGCGGCCCCTCACGCAACACCGTGGGAGGAATCCACGGCCATCCCAACGCCTGGCTGACCAGATACGACGCCATCTCCCGCAGGCACAACGTCCCCGCCGGGAAATCCCATAACGGCGTCTCACCCCGCTGGGGCTTGTAGACGGCCAGCGCAGCCAGCGTATCATCCCGGACCGTAACCAGGAAGGTATAGTTGGAGCTCCACGGGATCAGCCCTTGCGGCTCGATCTCGCCCTCGCTCAGCAGCTTCAGGATCCGACCGACATCAACCGCTACCGCCTGTTCCAGGTCAACCTGCGATCTCTCCTCAGCTGACTCGTCCCGCGCCATCTCGCACCCTGCACCCGATCTCTTGATACCTGCCCTTCCGCTCATACCACAAAGAGCCGTCGACCGACTCAATAAGCGAGCCCGCCACCCCGGCCCGCCGCCTAGTATAGCATGAAAGCATCGCCCGCGACAACGATCGCATCAACAGATCAGGAAGCTTCTTCTGAGAATGTGCCTGAAAAATGCCGTTGCTTCTGCTATGGGGAGGCCCAGAGGGGCTCCGCCCCTCCGGAAAAAGCCCTTCTTTTGCCTTCGACCTGCCTGGCCTCGGCCTGGGTCCTGCGGGAAGGGCCGAGAAAGGCAGATGCAGGCCGAAAAAGTGGGGTTTTCCGTGGAGGGGAGGCCCCCTCCACACCTCCCCCTGTGGAGCTAGTCGTTGAGGGAGATCCCTCGGACATCTTGCCGGTAAATTTTCAGACACGCTCTGAGCCCCCTCGAGCTCCCCGCCGCATTTCCATACGAAACAGATATCCCCCCCCTCAATAGAGGTAGCGCGTTCTTTTCATGGAGGCCATCCCGCCAGATGCAAACTTCCTTGCGCGTTCTGGCGATGCAGCCCCTTCCATGCTATCATAGCCCGGCCGAAGGGCTCCGCCTCTACGATCAAGCGGCGAGAGCCTCTCACGACACCGGGGGAATCCGCCGGACAGAGCATAGAGGGAAACGGTGACGCATACAGAGAAACGGAAGCTGGTGGGACTGACGTACGCCGCAATGGCGCAGCACGGCATCGCCCTGGTGCTGATGGGCCCCGTACTGCCATCGATCATGGAGACGTTCAAGGTTCATGAGTCCGCGGCCGGGCTCATGCTGGGCCTCGGCTCTTTGGGATTCGCTTTGGGCCCGATGGTCGCCGGGACGATCACCGATCGAGCCGGGGTCAAGCGGGCGCTGCTCCTGGGGCTGTGGATCGAGGCGCTCATGCTCGGCCTGTTGGGATTCGCCCCGGCCTTCCGCTGGATCATCATCACCAACATGCTGTTGCACTTCTTCGCCGCCTTCGTGGAGACGTCCGTGAACGTGATGCCGACGCTCATCGAGCGCCGCAACGCCGGCTCCCTGATGAACATCGTGCACCTCTTCTTCAGCGTGGGAGCACTGGTCTCCCCGATCCTGGCCGGGATGATCCTGAAGACCACGGGAAGCTGGAGGCTGGTCTTCTGGTTCGTCGCCCTGCCCACGATCCTGCTGGCTCTGATCGCCTGGCGTACCCCCTTCCCGGACCAGCGCGCGGGGGCGGCCAAGACGAAGCGCCCTGTGCCCCTGGGGACCCTTCTGCGCGATCGCTCGATCTTGCTGGGAGCGCTGGCTCTCTTCCTCTACGTCGGCGCCGAGGTGGGCGTCTCCAACTGGATCGTCCTCTACCTGAAGCGCCGGCTGGGATTCGCTACCCTGGCCTCGACCTCCGGGCTATCCGTGCTGTGGGTGGGGATCATGGTGGGCCGGTATCTGAACTCCCGGCTGGCCCGAACCCGCTCCAGCCGAGAGCTGGTGCTGTGGGCGGGCGTAGGCGGGCTGTTCACCGGCCTCGGGCTGCTCACGGCCCGCACCCCGCTGATGGCGTACGTCTGGCTGGGGGCGATCGGCTTGTGCATGTCCGGCGTGTTCCCCAACATCATGGCCGAACTGAACGGACGAGATCCGGCGCGAGCGGGCGCCGTGACGGGCATCCTGACGGTGGGGGCAGCCGCCGGCGCCATGGTCTCACAGCCGCTGCTGGGCGTGGTCGCCGAGCGAATGGGGCTGCCAGTGGCCATGGCGCTGCCAGGGATCATGATGGGTCTTTTGACCGTCGCGTACCTGGGGGCGGTCGACATCAAGCCCGGGGAACGGGAGATGGAGGCGGCCAATCCGTGAACTGTCCTCAGCCGGTGGGCAAAAACAATCGCCCGGCCGATTTCCGGTCGGGCGACGTCTTTGTGAGAATGGTACCCTCGGCAGGATTTGAACCTGCGGCCTCAGCGTCCGCAGCGCTGCGCTCTATCCCCTGAGCTACGAGGGCACATGCACGCCAGACGGCGATTCACCGTCCAGCATCAGGCGGGGAGGAAGGGATTCGAACCCTTGGTGGAGGTTTTAGCCCCCACAACCGCTTAGCAGGCGGCCCCAATCGTCCACTCTGGCACCTCCCCAGACTGACGCTATAAGGTTGTTCATTCAGGCGGAGGGAGAGGGATTCGAACCCCCGGTGAGGTTGCCCCCACAGCGGTTTTCAAGACCGCCGCCTTCGTCCACTCGGCCATCCCTCCTCGAGGTTGGGGCCCTCCCCCTATGACGGTGCCAGTATACACAAGAGGGGACGAATTGTCAAAAGCGAGCGTTTTTGGAACCATCCCCTGGATAAGCCAAATGCCGGGGCCGCGGGGACCCCGGCATCCGGCAGAAGGGCTCAGAACGATCCCGTCGGGCGGCCGGGATCACCGGATCACCTCCACGCCGCCCATGTAAGGCCGCAACACCTCCGGCACGATCACGGAGCCATCCTTCTGCTGATAGTTCTCCAGGATGGCGATCATCACTCGCGGCAGCGCCAGCCCCGACCCGTTCAACGTGTGCACGAACTCCGGCCTGGCACCCGGCTCCGGCCGATATCGGATGTTCGCCCGCCGCGCCTGGAAATCCATGAAGTTCGAGCAGGAGCTGACCTCCAGCCACTCCCGGCAGCCCGGCGCCCACATCTCCACATCGTACTTGATGGCCGCCGTGAAGCTCAGGTCACCCGTGCACATCTGCACCACGCGATGCGGGATGCCCAAGCGGCGGCACACCTCCTCTGCGTTGTCCACCAGCTTCTCCAGCTCCTCGTCCGAGGTGTGCGGCTCCACGAACTTCACCATCTCCACCTTGTCGAACTGATGCCCCCGCTTGATGCCGCGCACATCCCGCCCGGCCGACATCTTCTCACGCCGCCAACAGGGCGTGTATGCCACGTGATAGATGGGCAGGCTGCCGGGCGGCAGGATCTCGTCCCGATAGAGGTTCGTGACCGGGACCTCCGCCGTGGGGACCCACCAGAGATCGTCCTCCACGTCGTGATAGAGATTGTCCTCGAACTTGGGGAGCTGGCCCGTCCCCACCAGGCACTCCCGCTTGACCACGAAGGGCGGATAGACCTCCGTGTAGCCATGCTCGCTGACGTGCAGGTCGATCATCCAGGTGATCAGAGCGCGCTGCAGGCGGGCGCCCAGCCCCCTGAGCACGTAAAACCGGCTGCCGGAGATCTTCACGCCCCGCTCAAAGTCGATGATCCCCAGGGCCGGCCCCAGGTCCCAGTGAGGGAGGGGCTCAAAGTCGAAGTCCCTCGGCTCCCCCTCCGTGCGGACCACCACGTTGTCGCGCTCGTCCCTGCCCACGGGCACCTTGGGATGTGGCAGGTTGGGGATCTGCAACATGGCATCGTGCAGCTCAGCCTCCACCTGTCGCAGGCGCTGATCCAACTCATTGATCCGCTGGCCGATCTCGCTCATCTCCGCCTTGATGGCCTCGGCCTCCTCCCGCTTTCCCTCTCGCATCAACTGCCCAATCCGCTTGCTGCCGGCGTTACGACGCGCGCGCAGCTCCTCCACCTCCGCCAGCAGGGACCGACGCTCCGCATCCAGCTCCAACACTCGATCGATCGGCGCGTCCTCCGCGCCCAGCTTGCGCATGGCATCTCGAACCATATCCGTCTGTTCCCGGATGATGCGGATGTCCAACATATCGAGACCTCCTCTGCCCTCCGAATGAAAAGCGCCCCTCATCCGACCAGGACGAGAGGCGCTCTCGTGGTGCCACCTGGATTCGCCCCGCGCTCACGCCACGGGACCTCCGCGGGTCTATCCGACCCCATCCGCTAACGGGGATGAACCGGCTCACCATACTGAGCACGCCGCCGTTCCGGTGAGCGACTCGGGAGGGGATTCGAGACGCCTGTGCTACCGCCTTGCACCACCCGGCGGCTCTCTGAAAGCACTACGACGCCCTACTCGTCTCCGTCGTCGTCGTTCTATACTATCCCTTTCTTACGAGCTTCAGTATAGCACGGCGCCGTAGCCATGTCAATCTCGCATCGGCCCTACGGTTGGGAGTATCCATCCCGTTATGTTATAATTTGGTCGGTTTCGCGTTCACCGACACGCACATCAGGTCCTGAGTATGATTCAGACCGGACACGGGTCTTCCACACATCCTATCTGGGGCGTTCTTCTCTGGCTCGTAGTCGGCTGGCTGCTCGCCGGCTGCGGCCAGGTCATCACCCGACCCACCCCCACGCCGACGCCGAAGGTCGCGGTGCCACCGCGAGCCACCCCCCGGCCGACGGCCACCCCGGCTCCTTACACGCCGGAGCCCACCCCCACACCGACGGTCACCCCTACGCCGGTGATCTACGTCGTGCAGCGGGGGGACAACCTGCTTCGCATCGCCGGGCTCTACGGGATCAGCGTGGAGGCCTTACAGGAGGCCAACGGCATCACCGACCCGCGACGACTGCAGATCGGGCAAGAACTGATCATCCCCCAGGAGGAGATCGCGTCGGGCGAGGCCACCCCCACCCCCACACCCACCCCGATGCCCATCGAGATCGAAAACCTGACCTTCCACCGGGCCCCCACAGGGGAGTTGTGGTGTCTGGGTGAGGTGCGCAACATCAATCAGGTGCCTCTGGAGCAGGTGCAGATCGAGATCGTCCTGGTGGATGAGGCGCAGAAGGAGCTGGCGCGGGCCACGACCTTCGTGCAGGCGGACCTGATCGAAGCGGGCAAGCGGGCCCCCTTCGTGGTCCAGTTCGATGGCACCCCGCCGCCGTTCGCCAGCTATCGGATCGGGCCGCTCAGCGCGGTGCCCGCCTACATCGGAAGCTACTACCGCGATCTGGAGGTGCGAGACACGAACGGCCAGGGGGAGCGCTACGCGGCCTATCGGGTGACCGGACGCATCGTCAACGTGGGGCCGGAGGAGGCGGTCGGGGTCAACGTGGTCGTCACCGTTTACGACGCATTGGGGCGCGTGATCGGCGTGCGTCGGGGCGTCCCCAAGCACAACGTGATCCCTCGCGGCGGGGACACCACATTCCGGATCGAGGTCGTGCCCATCGGTGGGCCGGTCGCCACCTATACGGTGCTGGCCCAGGGGCGCCGGCTTCCCACACCAACTCCCATCCTCGGAGACTGAGTGATGGCCATACAGCTCGTTCGTCTGCCGGATACGACGGAGGCGGTGGCCGCGCGGGCGCTGGAGACCCCGTGGCTTTACCGCTTCCTGCGCAAAGTGATCCGCGTGCTCCTGACGCTGCTCTTTCGCGTCGAGATCATCGGGGCCGAACACCTCAACCAGCCGGGGGGGCCGCTGCTGGTCGTCACCAACCATCTGCACTGGCTGGACCCACCCATCGTCTTCGCCATCTTCCCCCTGCGCACCACGGTGTTCGCCGCGGAGAAGTGGAGCACGCATCCCATCATCGGCGACCTATTCCGGCTGGTCGGGAACGCGATCTTCGTCCAGCGGGGCGAGGTGGATCGCCGGGCGCTCGGGAAGGCGCTGGCCGTGCTGAAGGCGGGCGGGGTTCTGGGCATCGCGCCGGAGGGGACCCGCAGCAGAACGGGGAAGCTGCAACGCGGGAAAGGCGGGGCCGCGTATCTGGCCTCCCGGACCGGCGCGCCGATCCTTCCCATCGGCCTCAGCGGCCAGGAGAAGGCGTTTCGAACGCTCCTGTGCCGTCTGCGCCGCCCTACCATCCGAGTCGTCGTGGGAGAGCCCTTCACACTGCCCGGCACGCCCAACCGGGCCAAAGGAGACGAGCTGGACGCGTACACGGACATGATCATGCGCCGCCTGGCGGCGCTTCTCCCCCCGGAGTACCGCGGGGTTTATGGATAGGGACGCCATGCACCCTCGCGTCTGTCCCCTATTGAGGGGGAAAAACCGGCGAAGTGCGCCATTGCTCCGCCCCCATCCCTTCAACCGCTGCCTGATGATGCAGGCGAGGATGGCGCCGCGCCAGGACACCCAGACCCGTTACTGTCTGGGCGGGCGACACGCGCTCTGCCCCCTATACGTCGCCCATGCCCATGGCTCAGCGCCCTCCCCACCCACGCGATCGTGGCCACACCGGATCCTGGCAGCGATCCTCGTCACCATCCTCGTCCTCAGCTCGCTCGCCTGGTATGGATGGAGCCACATGGGAGTGCCTTCCTTCCCCACCCCGGGCACGACGTCCGCGCACCGCATGGCGCTCGCCACCGCCATCGCGCCGATCGCGCTGGCGGCGCCCCCGCGGGTGACCATCCTGCCCGCCTCGTCCCAAACGCCCCCTCCCCAGCGCACACCCTGGCTGACGCCGACGCCTCAGAGGGCGGAGGAGACGGGCGAAGCAGACGCCCTCCCCCCATTTCACCCGGAGACGG of Chloroflexota bacterium contains these proteins:
- a CDS encoding LysM peptidoglycan-binding domain-containing protein, with product MIQTGHGSSTHPIWGVLLWLVVGWLLAGCGQVITRPTPTPTPKVAVPPRATPRPTATPAPYTPEPTPTPTVTPTPVIYVVQRGDNLLRIAGLYGISVEALQEANGITDPRRLQIGQELIIPQEEIASGEATPTPTPTPMPIEIENLTFHRAPTGELWCLGEVRNINQVPLEQVQIEIVLVDEAQKELARATTFVQADLIEAGKRAPFVVQFDGTPPPFASYRIGPLSAVPAYIGSYYRDLEVRDTNGQGERYAAYRVTGRIVNVGPEEAVGVNVVVTVYDALGRVIGVRRGVPKHNVIPRGGDTTFRIEVVPIGGPVATYTVLAQGRRLPTPTPILGD
- a CDS encoding 1-acyl-sn-glycerol-3-phosphate acyltransferase, with the protein product MAIQLVRLPDTTEAVAARALETPWLYRFLRKVIRVLLTLLFRVEIIGAEHLNQPGGPLLVVTNHLHWLDPPIVFAIFPLRTTVFAAEKWSTHPIIGDLFRLVGNAIFVQRGEVDRRALGKALAVLKAGGVLGIAPEGTRSRTGKLQRGKGGAAYLASRTGAPILPIGLSGQEKAFRTLLCRLRRPTIRVVVGEPFTLPGTPNRAKGDELDAYTDMIMRRLAALLPPEYRGVYG
- a CDS encoding zinc ribbon domain-containing protein; protein product: MIIVIAILMAAISVAIVAWPIVQQRRSNHVDTEGSDALAELMERRDSLLAAIKDLEFDYAMGKMAEEDFQVLNAQLRSEAIEVLKQIDQRQGVKPGKAAARLEREISRRRRKAAAPAEDLEAQIEAEIAALRRRSARRAPASDQAAGFCTRCGAPLEEGDRFCGRCGTPVASPDAA
- the serS gene encoding serine--tRNA ligase, whose product is MLDIRIIREQTDMVRDAMRKLGAEDAPIDRVLELDAERRSLLAEVEELRARRNAGSKRIGQLMREGKREEAEAIKAEMSEIGQRINELDQRLRQVEAELHDAMLQIPNLPHPKVPVGRDERDNVVVRTEGEPRDFDFEPLPHWDLGPALGIIDFERGVKISGSRFYVLRGLGARLQRALITWMIDLHVSEHGYTEVYPPFVVKRECLVGTGQLPKFEDNLYHDVEDDLWWVPTAEVPVTNLYRDEILPPGSLPIYHVAYTPCWRREKMSAGRDVRGIKRGHQFDKVEMVKFVEPHTSDEELEKLVDNAEEVCRRLGIPHRVVQMCTGDLSFTAAIKYDVEMWAPGCREWLEVSSCSNFMDFQARRANIRYRPEPGARPEFVHTLNGSGLALPRVMIAILENYQQKDGSVIVPEVLRPYMGGVEVIR
- a CDS encoding MFS transporter translates to MTHTEKRKLVGLTYAAMAQHGIALVLMGPVLPSIMETFKVHESAAGLMLGLGSLGFALGPMVAGTITDRAGVKRALLLGLWIEALMLGLLGFAPAFRWIIITNMLLHFFAAFVETSVNVMPTLIERRNAGSLMNIVHLFFSVGALVSPILAGMILKTTGSWRLVFWFVALPTILLALIAWRTPFPDQRAGAAKTKRPVPLGTLLRDRSILLGALALFLYVGAEVGVSNWIVLYLKRRLGFATLASTSGLSVLWVGIMVGRYLNSRLARTRSSRELVLWAGVGGLFTGLGLLTARTPLMAYVWLGAIGLCMSGVFPNIMAELNGRDPARAGAVTGILTVGAAAGAMVSQPLLGVVAERMGLPVAMALPGIMMGLLTVAYLGAVDIKPGEREMEAANP
- a CDS encoding SCO1664 family protein — its product is MARDESAEERSQVDLEQAVAVDVGRILKLLSEGEIEPQGLIPWSSNYTFLVTVRDDTLAALAVYKPQRGETPLWDFPAGTLCLREMASYLVSQALGWPWIPPTVLREGPHGLGSLQLYIDHDPEVHYFTFREERLRDLLPIALFDLITNNADRKGGHCLLGRDGRIWAVDHGLTFHVQRKLRTVIWDFQGKPVPRRYLDDLRELRQHLMESGELREALGHLLSEEEIRAFVLRVERVLRVPRFPGPGPGRSHPWPLV